A portion of the Thermodesulfovibrionia bacterium genome contains these proteins:
- a CDS encoding OsmC family protein — protein sequence MPKAIVKLVDGMQFTGSADSGHEVVMDAPASSGGRNIGSRPMELLLMGLGGCTGMDVISIMRKKQQIVTGFEINVFAEQAETDPHRYTSFHIEYVVKGKDISEEALKRAIQLSLDKYCSVGATLGAGAKIEHSYKIIQEA from the coding sequence ATGCCGAAAGCTATAGTTAAGCTGGTTGACGGGATGCAGTTTACAGGGAGTGCTGATTCAGGCCATGAGGTCGTGATGGATGCGCCTGCCTCTTCAGGCGGCAGGAATATCGGCTCAAGGCCGATGGAACTGCTGTTGATGGGACTGGGCGGATGCACAGGTATGGATGTTATATCAATAATGAGGAAGAAACAGCAGATAGTGACAGGGTTTGAGATAAACGTCTTTGCCGAACAGGCAGAAACTGACCCGCACAGATACACCTCGTTTCATATTGAGTATGTTGTAAAAGGAAAGGATATATCTGAGGAGGCGCTGAAACGGGCTATCCAGCTCTCGCTTGATAAGTACTGCTCTGTAGGCGCAACGCTTGGCGCTGGAGCAAAGATCGAACATTCCTATAAAATAATTCAGGAAGCCTGA